One part of the Mycolicibacterium aromaticivorans JS19b1 = JCM 16368 genome encodes these proteins:
- a CDS encoding TetR/AcrR family transcriptional regulator, whose amino-acid sequence MGLSCRPLRADAARNRARVLQVAYEVFAEQGLAVPIDEIARRAGVGAGTVYRHFPTKEALFEAVISDRVRLVVARGRELLAADPSTALFEFLREMVRSGAADHGMVEALARYGIDLDSAAPGAEAEFLEVLGEMLVAAQKAGAARADVGVAELKALLVVCKSGQEYGEDVADRITNVIVAGLRAG is encoded by the coding sequence GTGGGTCTGAGCTGCCGGCCGCTACGGGCCGATGCCGCGCGCAACCGTGCCCGGGTGCTGCAGGTGGCCTACGAAGTGTTCGCCGAGCAGGGGCTGGCCGTGCCGATCGACGAGATCGCGCGGCGCGCCGGCGTCGGCGCTGGCACCGTCTACCGGCATTTCCCGACCAAGGAAGCGTTGTTCGAGGCGGTGATCAGCGATCGGGTGCGCCTGGTGGTGGCGCGAGGGCGGGAACTGCTCGCCGCCGACCCGTCCACTGCACTATTCGAATTCCTCCGCGAGATGGTGCGTTCCGGTGCTGCCGACCACGGGATGGTCGAGGCACTGGCGCGGTACGGGATCGACCTCGACTCCGCGGCGCCCGGCGCCGAAGCGGAGTTTCTCGAGGTGCTGGGGGAGATGCTGGTGGCGGCACAAAAGGCCGGCGCCGCCCGAGCCGACGTCGGCGTCGCCGAACTCAAGGCACTGCTGGTCGTGTGCAAGAGCGGCCAGGAATACGGCGAGGACGTCGCCGACCGGATCACCAACGTCATCGTGGCCGGCTTACGCGCCGGGTGA
- the groL gene encoding chaperonin GroEL (60 kDa chaperone family; promotes refolding of misfolded polypeptides especially under stressful conditions; forms two stacked rings of heptamers to form a barrel-shaped 14mer; ends can be capped by GroES; misfolded proteins enter the barrel where they are refolded when GroES binds), translated as MSKIIAYDEEARRGLERGLNALADAVKVTLGPKGRNVVLEKKWGAPTITNDGVSIAKEIELEDPYEKIGAELVKEVAKKTDDVAGDGTTTATVLAQALVREGLRNVAAGANPLGLKRGIEKAVEKITETLLKSAKEVETKDQIAATAGISAGDQTIGDLIAEAMDKVGNEGVITVEESNTFGLQLELTEGMRFDKGYISGYFVTDAERQEAVLEDPYILLVSSKVSTVKDLLPLLEKVIQSGKPLLIIAEDVEGEALSTLVVNKIRGTFKSVAVKAPGFGDRRKAMLQDIAILTGGQVVSEEVGLSLETADVSLLGQARKIVVTKDETTIVEGAGDSDAIAGRVAQIRAEIENSDSDYDREKLQERLAKLAGGVAVIKAGAATEVELKERKHRIEDAVRNAKAAVEEGIVAGGGVALLQSAPALDELSLSGDEATGANIVRVALSAPLKQIAFNAGLEPGVVAEKVTNSPSGTGLNAATGEYEDLLKAGVADPVKVTRSALQNAASIAALFLTTEAVVADKPEKAAAPAGDPTGGMGGMDF; from the coding sequence ATGTCCAAGATCATTGCTTACGACGAAGAGGCCCGCCGCGGCCTCGAGCGGGGCCTGAACGCCCTCGCCGACGCGGTAAAGGTGACGCTGGGCCCCAAGGGTCGCAACGTCGTCCTGGAGAAGAAGTGGGGCGCCCCCACGATCACCAACGATGGTGTGTCCATCGCCAAGGAGATCGAGCTCGAGGACCCGTACGAGAAGATCGGCGCCGAGCTGGTCAAGGAAGTCGCCAAGAAGACTGACGACGTCGCTGGAGATGGAACGACGACGGCAACCGTCCTCGCTCAGGCCCTGGTTCGCGAAGGCCTGCGCAACGTCGCTGCCGGCGCCAACCCGCTGGGCCTCAAGCGCGGCATCGAGAAGGCCGTCGAGAAGATCACCGAGACGCTCCTCAAGAGCGCCAAGGAGGTCGAGACCAAGGACCAGATCGCGGCCACCGCCGGGATCTCCGCGGGCGACCAGACCATCGGTGACCTGATCGCCGAGGCCATGGACAAGGTCGGCAACGAGGGTGTCATCACCGTCGAGGAGTCGAACACCTTCGGCCTGCAGCTCGAGCTCACCGAGGGTATGCGCTTCGACAAGGGCTACATCTCGGGTTACTTCGTGACCGACGCCGAGCGTCAGGAAGCGGTCCTCGAGGATCCGTACATCCTGCTGGTGTCGTCGAAGGTCTCGACGGTCAAGGACCTGCTCCCCTTGCTGGAGAAGGTCATCCAGTCGGGCAAGCCGCTGCTGATCATCGCCGAGGACGTCGAGGGCGAAGCCCTGTCCACCCTGGTGGTCAACAAGATCCGTGGCACCTTCAAGTCCGTCGCCGTCAAGGCCCCGGGCTTCGGTGACCGCCGCAAGGCCATGCTGCAGGACATCGCGATCCTGACCGGTGGCCAGGTTGTCAGCGAGGAGGTCGGCCTCTCGCTTGAGACCGCCGACGTCTCGCTGCTGGGTCAGGCCCGCAAGATCGTCGTCACCAAGGACGAGACCACCATCGTCGAGGGTGCCGGTGATTCCGACGCCATCGCCGGCCGGGTGGCTCAGATCCGTGCCGAGATCGAGAACAGCGACTCCGACTACGACCGCGAGAAGCTGCAGGAGCGCCTGGCCAAGCTGGCCGGCGGTGTTGCGGTGATCAAGGCCGGCGCTGCCACCGAGGTGGAGCTCAAGGAGCGCAAGCACCGCATCGAAGATGCCGTGCGCAACGCCAAGGCTGCTGTCGAAGAGGGCATCGTCGCCGGTGGCGGCGTGGCGCTGCTGCAGTCGGCTCCGGCTCTGGACGAGCTGTCGCTCTCTGGTGACGAGGCCACTGGTGCCAACATCGTGCGCGTCGCGCTGTCGGCTCCGCTGAAGCAGATCGCCTTCAACGCGGGCCTGGAGCCCGGCGTTGTCGCCGAGAAGGTCACCAACTCGCCCTCCGGGACCGGCCTGAACGCCGCGACCGGTGAGTACGAGGACCTGCTCAAGGCCGGCGTTGCCGACCCGGTGAAGGTCACCCGCTCGGCGCTGCAGAACGCAGCGTCCATCGCGGCTCTGTTCCTCACCACCGAGGCCGTCGTCGCCGATAAGCCGGAGAAGGCCGCCGCACCTGCGGGCGACCCGACCGGTGGCATGGGCGGTATGGACTTCTAA
- a CDS encoding SDR family NAD(P)-dependent oxidoreductase, with protein MPLPTPSPTSTAVVTGASSGIGADLARELAARGHGVTLVARREDKLNELAAELTDHVRVEVIACDVADPDARAALFDEVERRGLTVDILINNAGIGVVGSVATAPVADEIAQVRVNVEAVIDLTSRAVQQMVPRGRGAILNVGSTAGFQPFPGQAGYAATKAFVRSFTAGLRGELAGTGVTAAVLHPGPVRTEFLAAAGMDEREFASAFPKFMWMPSRTVAKIGIDALAGDRGDVIAGIQNVISTRIFQALPHRVLLPLLSKSHPALKRDASRN; from the coding sequence ATGCCGCTGCCTACGCCGTCCCCCACGTCCACTGCCGTCGTCACCGGGGCCTCCTCGGGAATCGGCGCAGACCTCGCCCGCGAACTCGCCGCCCGCGGGCACGGGGTCACCCTCGTCGCGCGTCGCGAGGACAAGCTCAACGAGCTCGCGGCCGAACTCACCGACCACGTCCGCGTCGAGGTCATCGCCTGCGACGTCGCCGACCCCGACGCCCGCGCAGCGCTGTTCGACGAGGTCGAGCGACGCGGCCTGACCGTGGACATCCTGATCAACAACGCCGGCATCGGCGTGGTCGGATCGGTCGCCACCGCACCGGTCGCCGACGAGATCGCTCAGGTACGTGTCAACGTCGAAGCCGTCATCGACCTCACCTCACGCGCTGTGCAGCAGATGGTGCCGCGCGGTCGCGGCGCGATCCTCAACGTCGGTTCGACCGCAGGCTTCCAACCGTTCCCCGGCCAGGCCGGCTACGCCGCCACCAAAGCGTTCGTCCGCAGCTTCACCGCCGGGCTGCGCGGCGAGCTGGCAGGCACCGGCGTGACCGCCGCGGTCCTGCACCCCGGCCCGGTGCGCACCGAGTTCCTCGCCGCTGCCGGGATGGACGAACGCGAATTCGCCTCCGCCTTCCCGAAATTCATGTGGATGCCGTCGCGGACCGTCGCGAAGATCGGCATCGACGCGCTAGCCGGCGACCGCGGCGACGTCATCGCCGGCATTCAGAACGTGATCAGCACCCGCATTTTCCAGGCACTGCCGCATCGTGTCTTGCTACCGCTGCTGAGCAAGAGCCACCCCGCGCTCAAGCGCGATGCATCACGCAACTGA
- a CDS encoding carboxymuconolactone decarboxylase family protein, producing MSRVAPLAQPWSDADAADIGSWGHPDRTYEPLLLVRCLQRHPDMARKLRKMGESLYVDTRLPPRVRTIAILRICGLVRCAYEWGGQAAFWGPIAGVSGEEADALAVGSADDARWSASERVLIGAVDELERTGSWSASTWAALGESFDDEQRMELLIAVGWYRTVCTLCNGLDLPVEGWMRAWPSVA from the coding sequence GTGAGTCGGGTTGCACCGCTGGCCCAGCCGTGGAGTGACGCCGACGCCGCCGACATCGGCAGCTGGGGCCACCCCGATCGCACCTACGAGCCGTTGCTGCTGGTGCGGTGTCTGCAGCGGCACCCCGACATGGCGCGCAAGCTGCGCAAGATGGGTGAATCCCTCTACGTCGACACCCGGCTGCCACCGCGCGTCCGCACGATCGCGATCCTGCGGATCTGCGGGCTGGTGCGCTGCGCCTACGAGTGGGGCGGGCAGGCCGCGTTCTGGGGACCGATCGCCGGGGTGTCCGGTGAGGAGGCCGATGCCTTGGCGGTCGGTTCTGCTGACGATGCGCGATGGAGCGCTTCGGAGCGGGTGCTCATCGGGGCCGTCGACGAGCTGGAGCGCACCGGGTCGTGGTCGGCGTCCACCTGGGCCGCGCTGGGTGAGAGCTTCGACGACGAGCAGCGGATGGAACTGCTGATCGCCGTCGGCTGGTACCGGACCGTGTGCACGCTGTGCAACGGACTGGACCTGCCGGTCGAGGGCTGGATGCGGGCGTGGCCGTCAGTTGCGTGA
- a CDS encoding N-acyl-D-amino-acid deacylase family protein — MSYDLVIRNGTIVDGLGGEPYPGDVAVSDGIIAAVGTVAEKGEREIDATGLLVTPGFVDLHTHYDGQAIWSDRMTPSSAHGVTTAVMGNCGVGFAPCRPEDHDTLVDVMAGVEDIPGVVMVDGLPWTWETFPEFLDALDSRQRDIDVAAFLPHSPLRVYVMGERGVNRELPTPEDLAMMRKLAEEAIRAGALGFASSRLTLHKTSGGQPIPSYEAQYEEIEAIARGVDDAGGGLLQFVPDLMAGDYEGALSAVFDVASDVGLPVTFTLAIGNAGPPIHLDALRMVEKANANGGDVTGQIFPRPIGLVLGLDLSGNPFVMYPAYREIAHLPLAERVAEMRKPEVRERILNDQPASDGHPLMFAAQAWNYMFPLGDPPNYEPSPEDSIGARAAARGVSPLEEAYDRLLDDDGHAMLLVTLANFRDNSLDTVAELIQRDDVVLGLGDGGAHYGMICDASFPTYMLTHWVRDRPSGRLSVQRVVQELTSVPARIAGLADRGRLAAGYKADVNVIDAEALRLHQPTVKADLPAGGRRLDQTADGYVATIVAGEVISENGMPTSALPGKLIRGRQAAPAEGRSAATRELA, encoded by the coding sequence ATGAGCTATGACCTGGTCATCCGCAACGGAACGATCGTCGACGGGCTGGGCGGCGAGCCCTACCCCGGTGACGTCGCGGTGTCCGACGGCATCATCGCCGCGGTGGGCACCGTCGCCGAGAAAGGTGAGCGCGAGATCGACGCCACCGGTCTCCTCGTCACCCCCGGCTTCGTCGACCTGCACACCCATTACGACGGGCAGGCGATCTGGTCGGACCGGATGACGCCGTCGTCGGCTCACGGAGTGACGACAGCCGTCATGGGCAATTGCGGCGTCGGCTTCGCGCCGTGCCGTCCGGAGGACCACGACACGCTCGTCGACGTCATGGCCGGTGTCGAGGACATCCCCGGCGTCGTGATGGTCGACGGACTGCCGTGGACCTGGGAGACCTTCCCCGAATTCCTCGACGCACTCGATTCGCGGCAGCGGGACATCGACGTCGCCGCGTTCCTGCCGCACTCCCCGCTGCGGGTGTACGTGATGGGTGAGCGCGGCGTCAACCGCGAGCTGCCCACTCCCGAGGACCTGGCGATGATGCGCAAGCTGGCGGAGGAGGCTATTCGCGCGGGTGCACTGGGGTTTGCTTCGTCCCGACTCACCCTGCATAAAACCTCTGGCGGACAGCCGATTCCGAGTTACGAGGCGCAATACGAGGAGATCGAGGCGATCGCCCGAGGTGTCGACGACGCCGGCGGCGGACTTCTGCAGTTCGTGCCGGATCTGATGGCCGGAGACTACGAAGGCGCACTGAGCGCGGTGTTCGACGTCGCCTCTGACGTGGGATTGCCGGTGACCTTCACGCTCGCGATCGGCAACGCGGGCCCGCCGATTCACCTCGACGCACTGCGGATGGTCGAGAAGGCCAACGCCAACGGCGGCGACGTCACGGGGCAGATCTTCCCGCGACCGATCGGGCTGGTTCTCGGCCTGGACCTGTCCGGCAACCCGTTCGTCATGTACCCGGCATACCGGGAGATCGCCCATCTGCCGCTGGCCGAGCGCGTCGCCGAGATGCGTAAACCGGAAGTGCGCGAACGTATTCTGAACGACCAGCCGGCCAGCGACGGGCATCCGCTGATGTTCGCCGCGCAGGCGTGGAACTACATGTTCCCCCTCGGGGATCCGCCCAATTACGAACCCTCGCCTGAGGATTCGATCGGCGCACGAGCTGCCGCCCGTGGCGTCAGCCCCTTGGAGGAGGCGTACGACCGGCTGCTCGACGACGACGGTCACGCCATGCTGCTGGTGACACTGGCCAATTTCCGGGACAACTCGCTGGATACGGTGGCCGAGCTGATCCAGCGCGACGATGTCGTCCTGGGCCTGGGCGACGGCGGCGCGCATTACGGAATGATCTGCGACGCAAGCTTTCCCACCTACATGTTGACGCATTGGGTGCGCGACAGGCCGTCGGGCCGGCTGTCGGTGCAACGAGTGGTCCAGGAGCTGACGTCGGTACCCGCCCGCATCGCCGGACTGGCCGACCGCGGCCGGCTCGCGGCGGGCTACAAAGCCGACGTCAATGTGATCGACGCCGAAGCTCTGCGGCTGCACCAGCCGACCGTCAAGGCCGACCTGCCCGCGGGCGGGAGGCGGCTCGACCAGACCGCCGACGGCTACGTCGCGACAATCGTCGCCGGTGAGGTGATCTCGGAGAACGGGATGCCGACGTCGGCGCTGCCGGGCAAGCTGATCCGCGGACGGCAGGCGGCGCCTGCGGAGGGCAGGAGCGCAGCGACCCGGGAATTGGCCTGA
- a CDS encoding VOC family protein produces the protein MIDHFGINCANYVESQEFYDKVLHVLGYHRVMDFGEAVGYGTDGKPSFWIADAAAGDANGPNREVHIAFAAKDAESVQAFFHTALALGVEPLHEPRLWPEYHPGYYGAFVRDPEGNNVEAVFHGAQPEAQTPTNSA, from the coding sequence GTGATCGATCACTTCGGAATCAACTGCGCCAACTACGTCGAATCCCAGGAGTTCTACGACAAGGTCCTGCACGTCTTGGGCTACCACCGGGTGATGGATTTCGGTGAAGCCGTCGGTTACGGCACCGACGGCAAGCCCTCGTTCTGGATCGCCGACGCCGCGGCCGGCGACGCCAATGGGCCCAACCGGGAGGTGCACATCGCGTTCGCGGCCAAGGACGCCGAATCGGTTCAGGCGTTCTTCCACACCGCCCTGGCGCTCGGTGTCGAACCGCTGCACGAGCCGCGACTGTGGCCCGAATACCATCCCGGCTATTACGGCGCCTTCGTCCGCGACCCCGAGGGCAACAACGTCGAGGCGGTCTTCCACGGCGCCCAGCCTGAGGCTCAGACTCCGACGAACTCCGCGTAG
- a CDS encoding mycothiol transferase, translating to MADSLSDADAARELLRDSFTRIIEHVQDITDDLTEELSFFRPTSTANSIAWLVWHSARVQDAQLADIAGTEQVWFSGGWVDRFDLDLPRDAHGYGHTPEEVGKVRAPADLLAGYYHAVHKVTLEYIASVTTEELARVVDKNWNPPVTASVRLVSIIDDCVQHLGQAAYVRGIAR from the coding sequence ATGGCCGACTCACTGTCCGATGCAGATGCCGCCCGCGAATTACTGCGGGACTCGTTCACCCGCATCATCGAGCATGTCCAGGACATCACCGACGATCTGACCGAGGAACTCTCGTTCTTCCGGCCGACGTCGACGGCCAACAGCATCGCGTGGCTGGTGTGGCACAGCGCCCGGGTCCAGGATGCGCAGCTCGCCGATATCGCCGGGACTGAACAGGTGTGGTTCAGCGGCGGATGGGTGGACCGCTTCGATCTGGACCTGCCCCGCGACGCGCACGGCTACGGCCACACCCCTGAGGAGGTGGGCAAAGTGCGCGCACCGGCGGATCTGCTGGCCGGCTACTACCATGCAGTGCACAAGGTCACCCTGGAGTACATCGCCAGCGTCACCACCGAGGAACTCGCCCGCGTGGTCGACAAGAACTGGAATCCGCCGGTGACGGCAAGCGTCCGGTTGGTCAGCATCATCGACGACTGCGTCCAACATCTGGGTCAGGCGGCGTACGTGCGAGGCATCGCCCGCTGA
- a CDS encoding phosphatase PAP2 family protein, whose amino-acid sequence MAVLGWAVGKGSTALDDWFQLANGSGLGRLLFFTDQRTMAVLVVGVLALAVYRRRWPLVAAVAVSPVAAIWLSRFFKGVFGRQKGGGVAYPSGHTTLMVVVLGMVLLVVGARLYVVAVAVVWALLGILGQAVTYHYFTDAVGGLLLGSAIACVAAALVDGTGRSPRRHPRFP is encoded by the coding sequence ATGGCGGTCCTCGGCTGGGCTGTGGGCAAGGGCTCGACCGCGCTCGACGATTGGTTCCAGCTTGCCAACGGCAGCGGGTTGGGACGACTGCTGTTCTTCACCGACCAGCGCACGATGGCGGTTCTTGTGGTCGGTGTCCTGGCGCTGGCCGTCTATCGGCGCCGCTGGCCGCTGGTCGCCGCGGTCGCAGTGAGTCCTGTTGCCGCCATCTGGCTTTCGCGTTTCTTCAAGGGGGTGTTCGGTCGCCAGAAGGGAGGCGGGGTCGCCTACCCGAGCGGCCATACCACGCTGATGGTGGTGGTTCTGGGCATGGTCCTTCTGGTGGTGGGTGCGCGGCTGTACGTCGTGGCGGTCGCGGTTGTCTGGGCGCTGCTGGGGATACTCGGTCAGGCGGTGACCTATCACTACTTCACCGACGCTGTCGGTGGGCTTCTGCTCGGCAGCGCGATCGCCTGCGTGGCGGCTGCACTCGTCGACGGGACCGGCCGTTCACCGCGGCGTCATCCTCGGTTTCCTTGA
- the ppk2 gene encoding polyphosphate kinase 2, with translation MSLDSHGYTVFDDDDDDPVLLDAAGLAVDTWRENYPYDHRMSRNEYEEQKRLLQIELLKLQKWSQTNGLRHVLVFEGRDAAGKGGTIKRFMEHLNPRGARVVALEKPTEKERTQWYFQRYVNHLPAAGEIVMFDRSWYNRAGVERVMGYCTPKQHAEFIRQAPLFEQMLVNDGISLTKLWFSVSSSEQRTRFTIRQVDPVRQWKLSPTDLASLDKWHDYTSAKEDMFAWTDTEIAPWTVIKSNDKKRARINAMRHVLSKFNYDNKDHEVVGQPDPLIVGRATHSD, from the coding sequence GTGTCACTAGACAGCCATGGCTACACGGTTTTCGACGACGATGATGACGACCCGGTGCTGCTCGACGCCGCCGGCTTGGCCGTCGACACCTGGCGGGAGAACTACCCGTACGACCATCGGATGTCGCGCAACGAGTACGAGGAGCAGAAGCGGCTGCTGCAGATCGAGCTGCTGAAGCTGCAGAAGTGGAGCCAGACGAACGGCCTGCGGCATGTCCTGGTGTTCGAGGGGCGCGATGCGGCAGGCAAGGGCGGCACCATCAAGCGCTTCATGGAGCACCTCAACCCGAGGGGCGCTCGGGTGGTGGCGCTGGAGAAGCCCACTGAGAAGGAACGCACTCAGTGGTACTTCCAGCGCTACGTCAACCATCTGCCTGCGGCGGGTGAGATCGTGATGTTCGACCGGTCCTGGTACAACCGCGCCGGGGTGGAACGGGTGATGGGGTACTGCACGCCCAAGCAGCATGCCGAGTTCATCCGGCAGGCGCCGTTGTTCGAGCAGATGCTGGTCAACGACGGCATCAGCCTGACCAAGCTCTGGTTTTCGGTGTCCTCGAGCGAGCAGCGCACCCGGTTCACGATCCGCCAGGTCGACCCCGTCCGGCAGTGGAAACTCTCGCCGACGGACCTGGCGTCGCTGGACAAGTGGCACGACTACACCTCGGCCAAGGAAGACATGTTCGCCTGGACGGACACCGAGATCGCGCCGTGGACGGTCATCAAGAGCAACGACAAGAAACGCGCGCGGATCAACGCGATGCGCCACGTGCTGAGTAAGTTCAACTACGACAACAAAGACCATGAGGTGGTCGGCCAGCCCGATCCCTTGATCGTGGGCCGCGCAACTCACTCCGACTGA
- a CDS encoding DUF2563 family protein, protein MQVDVDEMRSGANRSYNAASFAMEGADQLSRSQVGAGIFGDFSAAESFHSALSDAHSNHIQRLRDHENRLGVVGDKGHKTASVFVEMEERNAEALRSVL, encoded by the coding sequence ATGCAGGTCGACGTCGATGAGATGCGCTCCGGCGCGAACCGGTCTTACAACGCCGCCTCCTTCGCCATGGAGGGCGCTGACCAGCTGAGTCGCTCACAGGTCGGCGCTGGCATCTTCGGTGATTTCTCGGCCGCGGAGTCGTTTCACAGCGCGCTTTCCGATGCGCACAGCAACCACATCCAGCGGCTACGCGACCATGAGAACCGGCTTGGTGTCGTTGGCGACAAGGGACACAAGACGGCGTCGGTGTTCGTCGAGATGGAAGAACGCAATGCCGAGGCCCTGCGTTCGGTGCTGTGA
- a CDS encoding prolyl oligopeptidase family serine peptidase, with the protein MAEDDPYLWLEEIAGEEQLAWVRKHNDPTVAEFSDERFEQMRAEALEVLDTDARIPYVRRRGEYLYNFWRDAENPRGLWQRTTLESYLTEDPDWDVIIDVDALASADGEKWVWAGADVIEPDYTRALVSLSPGGSDAAIVREFDMITREFVAGGFELPEAKSQVSWEDHDTVLVGTDFGPDSMTESGYPRVVKRWRRGQPLTEAETVFTGPVTDVIVGASVDRTPGYERTMLHRAIDFFNDEVYELRSGELIRIDAPTDASVSVHRDWLLIELRSDWETGTASYRAGSLLAADYDEFLSGTAELAVVFKPDEHSSLHQYSWTLDRLLLVSLVDVASRVEIVTPGSWTREPITGVGDNTVIVATDPDGDEIFLDSSDFITPSRLLYGRAGGELAEIKRAPSFFDAADLEVSQHFATSADGTAIPYFVVGHKHDEAPGPTLLGGYGGFEVSRTPGYDGVLGRLWLSRGGTYVLANIRGGGEYGPGWHTQAMREGRHKVAEDFAAVASDLVARGITTVEQLGAQGGSNGGLLMGIMLTKYPQLFGALVCQVPLLDMKRFHLLLAGASWVAEYGDPDEPEDWAFISEYSPYQNISPDKRYPPALITTSTRDDRVHPGHARKMTAALEAAGHPVWYYENIEGGHAGAADNAQTAFKSALSYSFLHRMLG; encoded by the coding sequence ATGGCCGAAGACGACCCGTACCTGTGGCTCGAAGAAATCGCCGGTGAAGAGCAGCTCGCGTGGGTGCGCAAGCACAACGATCCGACCGTCGCCGAATTCAGCGACGAGAGGTTCGAGCAGATGCGCGCCGAAGCACTGGAGGTTCTCGATACTGACGCGCGCATTCCGTACGTGCGCCGTCGCGGTGAGTATCTCTACAACTTCTGGCGCGACGCCGAGAACCCCAGGGGGCTGTGGCAGCGGACCACGCTGGAGAGCTACCTGACCGAGGATCCCGACTGGGATGTGATCATCGACGTCGACGCACTTGCCTCCGCCGATGGCGAGAAGTGGGTGTGGGCGGGCGCCGACGTGATCGAACCGGACTACACGCGGGCTCTGGTCAGCCTGTCACCGGGCGGCTCGGACGCGGCTATCGTGCGCGAATTCGACATGATCACACGAGAATTCGTTGCCGGCGGCTTCGAACTCCCAGAGGCAAAGTCGCAGGTGTCGTGGGAAGACCATGACACGGTCTTGGTGGGAACAGACTTCGGACCGGATTCGATGACCGAGTCCGGCTATCCGCGAGTGGTCAAGCGGTGGCGCCGGGGCCAGCCGCTGACCGAGGCGGAGACCGTGTTCACCGGACCGGTCACCGACGTGATCGTCGGGGCATCGGTGGACCGCACACCCGGCTATGAGCGCACAATGCTGCACCGCGCCATCGACTTCTTCAACGATGAGGTGTACGAGTTGCGTTCGGGCGAGCTGATCCGCATCGACGCCCCGACCGACGCCAGCGTGTCCGTCCACCGTGACTGGCTGTTGATTGAATTGCGCAGCGACTGGGAGACCGGCACCGCGTCATACCGAGCTGGGTCGCTGCTGGCGGCCGACTACGACGAGTTCCTCTCGGGGACAGCCGAATTGGCGGTGGTCTTCAAACCTGACGAGCATTCCAGTCTGCACCAATACTCCTGGACGCTGGATCGCCTGCTGCTGGTGAGCCTGGTCGACGTCGCCAGCCGGGTCGAGATCGTGACACCGGGATCGTGGACTCGTGAGCCCATCACGGGGGTCGGAGACAACACGGTCATCGTTGCCACCGATCCAGACGGTGACGAGATCTTTTTGGATTCCAGCGATTTCATCACGCCGTCACGACTGCTGTACGGAAGGGCCGGCGGGGAGCTCGCTGAGATCAAGCGGGCGCCATCGTTCTTCGACGCCGCCGACCTGGAGGTGTCCCAGCATTTTGCGACCTCCGCTGACGGCACGGCCATCCCCTACTTCGTGGTGGGTCACAAGCACGACGAGGCGCCAGGCCCGACGCTGCTGGGTGGCTACGGCGGATTCGAGGTGTCACGGACTCCGGGATACGACGGCGTGCTGGGTCGGCTGTGGTTGTCGCGGGGCGGCACCTACGTGTTGGCGAACATCCGCGGCGGTGGAGAGTACGGACCGGGCTGGCATACCCAGGCGATGCGGGAGGGTCGGCACAAGGTGGCCGAGGACTTTGCCGCTGTCGCAAGTGATCTCGTTGCCCGCGGTATCACCACCGTCGAGCAGTTGGGCGCGCAGGGCGGCAGCAACGGCGGATTGCTGATGGGCATCATGTTGACCAAGTACCCGCAGCTTTTCGGCGCGCTGGTGTGCCAGGTGCCGCTGCTGGACATGAAACGGTTCCATCTACTGCTGGCCGGCGCGTCGTGGGTGGCCGAGTACGGCGACCCGGACGAACCTGAGGACTGGGCGTTCATCTCGGAGTACTCGCCTTACCAGAACATTTCGCCCGACAAGCGGTACCCACCGGCGCTGATCACCACGTCGACGCGTGATGACCGGGTGCACCCGGGCCATGCGCGCAAGATGACGGCCGCGCTGGAGGCTGCCGGGCATCCGGTCTGGTACTACGAGAACATCGAGGGCGGTCACGCCGGGGCGGCCGACAATGCGCAGACGGCCTTCAAGTCCGCCCTGAGCTACTCGTTCCTGCATCGGATGCTGGGCTGA